Proteins from one Desmodus rotundus isolate HL8 chromosome 9, HLdesRot8A.1, whole genome shotgun sequence genomic window:
- the PGLS gene encoding 6-phosphogluconolactonase, producing the protein MCHRRLPKGTKPWAAGPVCTQAHWRPPGALPPPAVTMAAPAPGLISVFSSPQELGASLAQLVAQRAACCLAGARARFALGLSGGSLVSMLASELPAAVAPAGLASLTRWTLGFCDERLVPFEHAESTYGLYRTHLLSKLPIPDSQVITINPQLPVEEAAEDYAKKLRQAFQGDSIPVFDLLILGVGPDGHTCSLFPDHPLLQEREKIVAPISDSPKPPPQRVTLTLPVLNAARTVIFVATGEGKAAVLKRILEDKEDNPLPAALVQPHTGKLCWFLDEAAARLLTVPFEKHSTL; encoded by the exons ATGTGCCACCGGCGGCTGCCCAAAGGTACTAAGCCTTGGGCTGCCGGCCCGGTCTGTACGCAGGCGCACTGGCGGCCGCCGGGAGCGCTTCCGCCTCCCGCCGTCACCATGGCCGCACCGGCCCCGGGCCTCATCTCGGTCTTCTCGAGTCCGCAGGAGCTCGGCGCTTCGCTGGCGCAGTTGGTTGCCCAGCGGGCCGCGTGCTGCCTGGCTGGGGCCCGAGCCCGCTTCGCGCTCGGCCTGTCGGGCGGTAGTCTGGTCTCCATGCTGGCTAGCGAGCTGCCCGCCGCCGTCGCTCCCGCCGGCTTGGCCAGCCTCACGCGCTGGACGCTGGGCTTCTGCGACGAGCGCCTAGTGCCGTTCGAGCACGCTGAGAGCACGTACGGCCTCTACAGG ACCCACCTGCTCTCCAAGCTACCCATCCCTGACAGCCAGGTGATCACCATTAACCCCCAGCTTCCTGTGGAGGAGGCAGCTGAGGACTATGCCAAGAAGCTGAGACAG GCCTTCCAAGGGGACTCCATCCCAGTTTTTGACCTGCTGATCCTGGGAGTCGGCCCCGATGGCCATACCTGCTCACTCTTCCCAGACCACCCCCTCCTGCAG GAACGAGAGAAGATAGTGGCCCCCATCAGTGACTCCCCAAAGCCACCTCCACAGCGTGTGACCCTCACACTGCCTGTGCTGAATGCAGCCCGAACTGTCATCTTTGTGGCTACTGGAGAAGGCAAGGCAGCTGTTCTGAAG CGCATTCTGGAGGACAAGGAGGACAACCCCCTCCCTGCCGCTCTTGTCCAGCCCCACACTGGGAAACTCTGCTGGTTCCTGGACGAGGCAGCAGCCCGACTCCTGACCGTGCCCTTCGAGAAGCATTCCACTTTGTAG